In Verrucomicrobiota bacterium, a single window of DNA contains:
- the larB gene encoding nickel pincer cofactor biosynthesis protein LarB, giving the protein MTTTEATQLLEDYRLGKVSREKVLHAFQAAPLADLGFAQVDTHRALRKGFPEVIFGAGKTADQIVAIARRIWKQEDRLLITRVNAAQAQAISKHIKRAVYHEQARCITLEKRPFPKRPGTIAVLCAGTSDLPVAEEAAVTADIMGNHVRRIYDVGISGLHRLLAHLEELMSANVLVVVAGMEGALPSVVAGLVRRPVIAVPTSIGYGANFGGLAALLGMLNSCGTGVTVVNIDNGFGAGYTASQINALATEGNPPETTSESKRRD; this is encoded by the coding sequence GTGACAACCACGGAAGCGACCCAACTGCTCGAAGATTACCGCCTGGGAAAAGTCAGCCGCGAAAAAGTGCTTCACGCGTTCCAGGCCGCGCCTCTGGCCGATCTGGGATTCGCTCAAGTCGATACTCACCGCGCCCTGCGGAAGGGATTTCCGGAGGTCATTTTCGGCGCCGGAAAGACCGCGGACCAAATCGTCGCCATCGCCCGCAGAATCTGGAAGCAGGAGGATCGTCTGCTGATTACGCGCGTGAATGCTGCCCAGGCGCAGGCGATCTCCAAACACATCAAGCGCGCCGTTTACCACGAACAAGCCCGCTGCATCACCCTCGAGAAACGCCCCTTCCCGAAGCGCCCCGGCACCATCGCCGTGCTTTGCGCGGGGACGAGCGACTTGCCTGTCGCGGAAGAAGCGGCAGTTACGGCCGACATCATGGGCAATCACGTCCGGCGGATTTATGACGTGGGAATTTCCGGACTGCACCGCCTTCTCGCGCACCTCGAAGAATTGATGAGCGCCAACGTCTTGGTGGTCGTCGCCGGCATGGAAGGCGCGCTGCCGAGCGTTGTGGCGGGTTTGGTTCGACGGCCCGTGATCGCGGTTCCGACCAGCATCGGGTATGGAGCGAACTTTGGCGGGCTGGCCGCCTTGTTAGGCATGCTCAACAGTTGCGGCACGGGAGTGACCGTTGTAAATATCGACAACGGATTCGGCGCCGGTTACACGGCGAGCCAGATCAACGCCCTGGCCACGGAAGGCAACCCGCCTGAAACCACATCCGAGAGCAAACGACGGGATTGA